From the genome of Bicyclus anynana chromosome 20, ilBicAnyn1.1, whole genome shotgun sequence, one region includes:
- the LOC112046748 gene encoding 60S ribosomal protein L12, protein MPPKFDPNEIKIVNLRCVGGEVGATSSLAPKIGPLGLSPKKVGDDIAKATGDWKGLKITVQLIVQNRQAQISVVPSAAALIIRALKEPPRDRKKQKNIKHSGNITMEDVISIAKTMRARSMARYLSGTVKEILGTAQSVGCTVDGRPPHDIIADINNGALTIDE, encoded by the exons atgcCGCCAAAATTTGATCCAAACGAAATTAAAATTG tcAACTTGAGATGTGTTGGTGGGGAAGTGGGTGCTACATCATCTTTAGCTCCTAAAATTGGTCCACTTGGTTTG TCCCCCAAAAAAGTGGGTGATGACATCGCCAAGGCCACTGGAGACTGGAAAGGCCTGAAGATCACAGTACAACTGATTGTACAGAACAGACAGGCACAGATCTCTGTGGTACCATCTGCCGCTGCTCTTATCATTAGAGCTTTGAAGGAACCCCCACGTGACCGCAAGAAGCAAAAGAACA TCAAGCACAGTGGGAACATCACAATGGAAGATGTAATTAGCATTGCCAAAACCATGAGGGCGCGCTCCATGGCAAGATACCTTTCTGGCACAGTCAAAGAGATCCTTGGCACTGCACAGTCTGTTGGCTGCACTGTTGACGGCAGACCACCACATGACATTATTGCTGATATTAACAATGGTGCATTGACTATTGATGAATAA
- the LOC112046753 gene encoding tumor susceptibility gene 101 protein, whose protein sequence is MANDEAVLKVYLAKYKHRDITSREVISLIQVYRSLTYRLEAFVFNNGARKDLLNIEGTIPVNYKGSFYNIPVCIWLMDTHPQHVPLCFVKPTADMSLKVSRYVDSNGKVYLPYLHEWTPNGSNLQTLVQCMINAFGELPPVYSKPRNETRPPYPVNSFMPQPSGYPYPTVSPPQPGYPSVTPYPTTSNLPYPNYGTPYPGSANTNGPPFSPPNPTPYPTATNYVQGPDAAGGTITEEHIKASLLSAVEDKLRRRLKEQSQQSQAELETLRRTQQELREGKTRLEDILTRLQRERTELDKNVTILQEKEKELQSAVDHLGEQETVDVDEAVVTTAPLYSQLLNAFAEEATLEDAIYYMGEALRKEIIDLDTFLKQVRTLARQQFTLRALMHKCRQKAQLAC, encoded by the coding sequence ATGGCCAACGACGAGGCAGTTTTAAAAGTGTATCTCGCTAAGTACAAGCATCGGGATATTACATCACGAGAGGTGATTAGTCTGATTCAAGTTTATCGTAGTTTGACTTATCGTTTAGAAGCCTTTGTGTTCAATAATGGAGCACGAAAAGACTTGCTTAACATCGAAGGAACCATACCGGTGAACTACAAGGGCTCATTCTACAACATACCTGTGTGCATCTGGTTAATGGATACACATCCTCAGCACGTACCTCTGTGCTTCGTAAAACCTACAGCTGATATGTCCCTAAAGGTATCTAGATACGTCGACAGCAATGGCAAAGTGTATCTACCGTATTTACACGAGTGGACTCCAAATGGATCTAATCTTCAGACACTTGTACAATGCATGATAAATGCATTCGGAGAATTGCCACCAGTCTATTCTAAACCACGAAACGAAACTCGCCCTCCATATCCAGTTAACTCTTTTATGCCACAACCGTCTGGATACCCGTATCCTACAGTGAGCCCTCCACAGCCTGGCTACCCCTCGGTGACACCATATCCTACAACTTCTAACTTGCCTTACCCAAATTATGGTACTCCTTATCCTGGTTCAGCCAACACTAATGGGCCACCATTCTCTCCACCCAACCCAACACCATATCCAACAGCAACAAATTATGTACAAGGCCCTGATGCAGCCGGTGGAACTATAACAGAGGAGCATATCAAGGCCTCACTATTATCAGCAGTGGAGGACAAACTGAGGCGAAGACTTAAGGAGCAGTCTCAGCAGTCACAAGCTGAGCTTGAAACCCTGCGACGTACCCAACAAGAATtgcgtgaaggaaaaacaaggTTGGAGGACATTTTGACAAGATTGCAGAGGGAGAGAACTGAGCTTGATAAAAATGTGACTATTTTACAAGAGAAGGAGAAAGAGCTGCAATCTGCTGTTGATCACTTAGGTGAACAAGAAACTGTAGATGTTGACGAGGCTGTTGTGACCACAGCTCCTTTGTACTCTCAGCTTTTAAATGCCTTTGCAGAGGAAGCCACTCTCGAGGATGCTATCTACTACATGGGTGAGGCTTTGCGTAAAGAGATTATTGATTTGGATACATTTTTGAAGCAAGTCCGAACTTTAGCTCGGCAACAATTCACTTTAAGGGCTCTAATGCATAAGTGTAGACAAAAGGCTCAACTAGCTTGTTAG
- the LOC112046746 gene encoding MAU2 chromatid cohesion factor homolog isoform X1 — protein MASTQDAWYISLLGLAEHFRTSNPPDIKSCIQCLQAVFNFKPPQRVEARTHLQLGNILLTHTKNIDLARTHLEQSWCLSQTINGFDDVKFEAASVLAELFEQQGQPTHSKPILRKAIELSQHSVYWHCRLIFQLAQIHATEREYEVASSLLGVGVDYAQISNAAYTRVLFLLSRVMLLLIDKKIQEVLPLLNQAGHLVETWAGSPHQKEYLKVFYFVLQVCHYLMAGQVKSVKPCLKQLQQSIQTIMAPTWPDDDAVCGGAGGAGESFVWLSRQQLYVLVYLVTVMHSAQAGYMDKAHKYTEKALAQIDKLTSSEEVVESAGSSAGGSGARGGAALAWRLRMALLEHAALCRLVAGGKAHALHEIARAAHLLSSAPNGTRTHSRHMYTRSEGRAAAHGAAGARGAVPAGGGRQGARAARDRARRAPALLRAQRTHSGCAHAATALPAGAVRHVHELHGRRRGAVPHRHTYVARKGPMDVRETESSDCLLTGAERQRIGAANGAGEAGGAARVRARPKGCVLLRAGVASLLPSAVQ, from the exons ATGGCGTCAACGCAGGACGCTTGGTATATTTCTTTACTTGGTTTAGCGGAACATTTTCGCACATCAAATCCTCCTGACATAAAAAGTTGTATTCAGTGCCTTCAAgccgtatttaattttaaaccacCACAGAGGGTTGAGGCCCGAACACATTTACAACTCGGTAATATCCTATTGACGCATACTAAAAACATCGACTTGGCGAGAACGCATTTGGAACAGAGT TGGTGCTTATCGCAGACGATCAACGGTTTTGACGATGTCAAGTTTGAAGCGGCAAGCGTGCTGGCTGAGCTGTTTGAGCAGCAGGGGCAGCCGACACATTCTAAACCGATACTGCGAAAAGCGATCGAACTCTCTCAGCACAGTGTTTACTGGCACTGCAGGCTGATATTCCAATTGGCA CAAATCCATGCAACAGAACGAGAATATGAAGTGGCAAGCAGTCTGCTGGGTGTGGGAGTGGATTATGCACAGATTTCCAATGCTGCATACACAAGAGTTTTGTTCTTACTCAGTAgggtgatg CTACTATTAATAGACAAGAAAATCCAAGAAGTGTTACCGCTACTGAACCAGGCGGGACACCTTGTGGAGACATGGGCGGGCAGTCCACATCAGAAGGAGTACCTTAAAGTGTTCTATTTTGTACTACAG GTATGCCACTATCTAATGGCGGGGCAAGTGAAGAGTGTGAAGCCGTGTCTGAAGCAGCTGCAGCAGAGCATCCAGACCATCATGGCGCCCACGTGGCCAGACGACGATG CGGTgtgcggcggcgcgggcggcgcgggcgagtCGTTCGTGTGGCTGTCGCGCCAGCAGCTGTACGTGCTGGTGTACCTCGTCACGGTGATGCACTCGGCGCAGGCCGGCTACATGGACAAGGCGCACAAGTACACCGAGAAGGCGCTCGCGCAGATCGACAAGCTCACCT CGAGCGAGGAGGTGGTCGAGAGTGCGGGCAGCAGTGCCGGCGGCAGTGGAGCACGTGGCGGCGCGGCGCTGGCGTGGCGGCTGCGCATGGCGCTGCTGGAGCACGCGGCGCTGTGCCGGCTGGTGGCGGGCGGCAAGGCGCACGCGCTGCACGAGATCGCGCGCGCCGCGCACCTGCTCTCCTCCGCGCCCAACGGTACGCGCACGCACTCACGACACATGTACACACGGAGCGAGGGGCGGGCGGCTGCGCATGGCGCTGCTGGAGCACGCGGCGCTGTGCCGGCTGGTGGCGGGCGGCAAGGCGCACGCGCTGCACGAGATCGCGCGCGCCGCGCACCTGCTCTCCTCCGCGCCCAACG CACACACAGCGGCTGCGCACACGCCGCAACTGCACTGCCTGCTGGGGCTGTACGCCATGTCCATGAACTGCATGGACGCCGCCGAGGCGCAGTTCCACACCGCCATACAT ATGTCGCAAGAAAGGGACCTATGGATGTTCGCGAAACTGAATCTAGCGATTGTTTACTTACGGGGGCGGAGAGACAACGAATTGGCGCAGCTAATGGAGCag